The Anaplasmataceae bacterium AB001_6 genome has a segment encoding these proteins:
- a CDS encoding tyrosine recombinase, whose protein sequence is MAISNSRYLEMFLEMLIVEKNVVSNTVESYRSDMTHFFCCIAKDVLSVDFHDVTNYLLQRKKDGISNKTVIRNVSVLKGFFRFLQKEKLIDSDPTRKLSLPKKEATLPRVLTEDEINMLLENAEKDISVSGLRMVVMIEIMYSSGLRVSELLAIKISDVNNLRNGNFFYVKGKGSKERVVPLTEKALDALYAYIKVRNSDSIWLFPKDSRGVKSKKKVNTEDKHMTRQGFAIALKSLGIKSGIPSYLISPHVLRHSFATHMIDRDVNIKIVQEILGHSSIKTTQIYTHVSNANMEEIIKQKHPMVKSKKI, encoded by the coding sequence ATGGCTATCTCTAATTCTAGATACTTAGAGATGTTTTTGGAAATGTTGATTGTTGAAAAAAATGTAGTCTCTAACACGGTTGAAAGTTATAGATCTGACATGACGCATTTTTTTTGTTGTATCGCTAAAGATGTTCTTTCTGTTGATTTTCATGATGTTACTAACTATCTCTTACAAAGAAAGAAAGATGGTATCTCTAATAAAACTGTTATACGTAATGTTTCTGTCCTCAAAGGATTCTTTAGATTTTTACAAAAAGAAAAATTAATTGATAGCGATCCTACTAGAAAATTATCATTACCTAAAAAAGAAGCTACTTTACCAAGGGTTTTAACAGAAGATGAAATTAATATGTTGCTGGAAAATGCAGAAAAAGATATTTCTGTTTCAGGCCTTAGAATGGTCGTTATGATTGAGATTATGTATTCTAGTGGACTTAGAGTATCTGAGTTATTAGCAATAAAAATATCTGATGTCAATAATTTACGCAATGGTAATTTTTTTTATGTCAAAGGTAAGGGTTCTAAAGAAAGAGTAGTTCCTTTAACAGAAAAAGCTTTAGATGCATTATATGCTTATATCAAGGTTCGAAATAGTGATTCTATTTGGTTATTTCCCAAAGATTCCAGGGGGGTAAAAAGCAAAAAAAAAGTAAACACAGAAGATAAACACATGACTAGGCAAGGTTTTGCTATTGCTTTAAAATCTCTTGGAATAAAATCTGGCATTCCTTCTTATCTTATTTCTCCTCACGTGTTAAGGCATTCGTTTGCAACACACATGATCGATCGTGATGTTAATATAAAAATTGTACAAGAGATATTGGGTCATAGTAGCATAAAAACTACACAGATATATACTCACGTTTCCAACGCTAATATGGAAGAAATAATAAAACAAAAGCACCCTATGGTGAAAAGTAAAAAAATTTGA
- a CDS encoding ABC transporter ATP-binding protein, with protein MNRTTMTNLHSGLELSDIGFHYSHRDFFKIQDINLNIPKGAIVSIIGHSGCGKSTLLRLIAGFHKPKNGSIAIEGNVVSDTNSVDLATSKRNIGIVFQTPSLFPHKNVLENISFAIRNQPKEMILMQSIEALNLVGMQQYSCYYPSKLSGGQQQLITLARAMVNSPSLLMMDEPFSNIDAIKKQEILAKTIKIIRNRKTTTIIVTHDPMEALDFSDFICFMDNGKIIQYDTPRNIYHCPVNSTVASFFGKLNKIDVRIKNGCVMSEWGKIEVADKFLKCINKNKYIYIRPDAFIENQNNGRMCKIKHVNYFTNNAMIEYCDNLYWVKLKNALNKKDNDMINLDIDQDQVLVF; from the coding sequence ATGAATAGAACAACTATGACAAATCTGCATAGTGGATTGGAATTATCTGATATAGGCTTTCATTATTCACATAGAGATTTCTTTAAAATACAAGATATCAATCTTAATATTCCTAAAGGAGCAATAGTATCAATAATAGGGCATTCTGGCTGTGGTAAATCAACTTTATTGCGTCTTATAGCAGGCTTTCATAAACCAAAAAATGGTTCTATTGCAATAGAAGGAAACGTAGTAAGCGATACTAATTCAGTAGATCTTGCAACTTCAAAAAGAAATATAGGTATAGTTTTTCAGACACCATCCTTATTTCCACATAAAAATGTATTAGAAAACATATCTTTTGCCATACGTAATCAACCCAAAGAAATGATCTTAATGCAATCCATTGAAGCACTAAATCTTGTAGGAATGCAACAATATAGCTGTTATTATCCAAGTAAATTATCTGGTGGACAACAACAACTCATAACTTTAGCTAGAGCAATGGTGAATTCTCCATCTTTATTAATGATGGATGAACCTTTCTCAAATATTGATGCAATAAAAAAACAAGAGATTCTTGCAAAGACAATAAAAATAATAAGAAACAGAAAAACAACAACAATAATTGTTACTCATGATCCAATGGAAGCATTAGATTTTTCTGATTTTATATGCTTTATGGATAATGGCAAAATTATTCAATATGATACACCGAGAAATATCTATCATTGCCCCGTTAATTCAACTGTGGCCTCATTTTTCGGAAAATTAAATAAAATAGATGTTAGAATAAAAAATGGCTGCGTGATGTCAGAATGGGGCAAAATAGAAGTTGCAGACAAATTTTTGAAATGCATAAATAAAAATAAATATATTTATATAAGACCAGATGCCTTTATAGAAAATCAAAATAATGGTAGAATGTGCAAGATTAAGCATGTCAACTATTTTACAAATAATGCAATGATTGAATATTGTGATAATTTGTATTGGGTAAAGCTGAAAAATGCTCTGAATAAAAAAGATAATGATATGATAAACCTTGATATAGATCAGGATCAAGTATTGGTATTTTAA
- the gltX gene encoding glutamate--tRNA ligase, which yields MKNIISRFAPSPTGFLHIGNFRIALINFLRTKSENGKFILRIDDTDTTRSTEEFVKAIQNDLKITGIQWDIIFRQKDRKQQYDLILKELIDQNLIYECFETPEELELKRKSMLARKMPPIYDRQSLKLTQAEKDDLIKSGRKAHYRLKLDNQEITWIDECHGRISVNINNLSDPIILRSNGEYTYLFPSTIDDIDYNITHIVRGNDHITNTAIQIYIMKLLNSSIPSFAHLPLIKICGSDSKISKRSGGFEIRKILEKIDPIVLMSYLSTVGTSRPIKLYNSISELMKNFNIADFSKADSTIDIKTIESLNLAFIKSCNLEYAREKVSHIQFDELFWNTIKNNISSFEEIEKWHNIIYKSIDISVDQMAINTKIINVAIKYLPEKFDNDNYKNWIEKISKDLGIKKITILTSLRMAITCEKKGPELSKLVDIIGKKNVALRLQKASE from the coding sequence ATGAAAAATATAATAAGTAGATTTGCTCCAAGTCCAACAGGTTTTTTACACATAGGAAACTTTAGAATTGCGCTAATAAATTTTTTAAGAACTAAAAGTGAAAATGGTAAATTTATACTACGTATAGATGATACAGATACCACAAGATCTACTGAAGAATTTGTGAAAGCAATACAAAATGATCTAAAAATAACCGGCATCCAATGGGATATTATATTTAGACAAAAAGATAGAAAACAACAATATGATTTAATCTTAAAAGAATTAATAGATCAAAATTTAATATACGAATGCTTTGAAACTCCTGAAGAATTAGAATTAAAAAGAAAATCTATGTTGGCAAGAAAAATGCCTCCAATATATGACCGCCAATCTTTGAAATTAACTCAAGCAGAAAAAGATGATTTGATTAAATCTGGAAGAAAAGCTCACTATAGATTGAAATTAGATAACCAAGAAATTACTTGGATTGATGAATGCCACGGGAGAATATCTGTTAATATTAACAATTTAAGTGACCCAATTATATTGAGATCGAACGGTGAATATACTTATTTATTCCCCTCTACAATTGATGATATAGATTATAATATAACTCATATAGTGCGCGGCAATGACCATATTACAAATACTGCAATACAGATATATATAATGAAATTATTGAACTCTTCAATCCCCTCTTTTGCGCACCTTCCGCTAATTAAAATATGTGGCAGTGATAGCAAAATATCAAAAAGATCAGGAGGTTTTGAAATAAGAAAGATACTAGAAAAAATCGACCCTATAGTGCTGATGAGTTATCTATCCACTGTTGGAACATCCCGTCCAATTAAGTTATACAATTCTATCTCAGAATTAATGAAAAATTTTAATATTGCTGATTTTTCTAAAGCAGATTCAACCATTGATATAAAAACAATAGAATCTTTAAATCTTGCATTTATAAAATCTTGCAACCTAGAATACGCTAGAGAAAAAGTAAGTCATATTCAATTTGACGAATTATTTTGGAATACAATAAAAAATAATATATCTTCTTTTGAAGAAATAGAAAAATGGCACAATATAATATATAAAAGTATCGATATCAGCGTTGATCAGATGGCAATAAATACAAAAATAATTAATGTTGCAATAAAATATTTACCAGAAAAATTTGATAATGATAACTATAAAAATTGGATAGAAAAAATATCCAAGGATTTGGGGATTAAAAAAATAACAATCTTGACATCTTTAAGAATGGCAATCACATGTGAGAAAAAAGGTCCTGAATTATCAAAATTAGTAGATATCATCGGAAAAAAGAATGTTGCTCTAAGGCTACAAAAAGCATCAGAATAA
- the dxs gene encoding 1-deoxy-D-xylulose-5-phosphate synthase, with amino-acid sequence MNDFSLISDPQDLKTLSKDNLVDYNDYVRRFLIDTITRVGGHLGSGLGVVELTIALHYVFNAPIDKIIWDTGHQTYPHKCLTGRMKLLETIRSYSGISGFTKISESIYDVFGAGHSSTALSAAIGIMQSKKILKKNYDVIAVIGDGALSAGLSFESFNNLHFVKEKMIIVINDNKMSIAESIGSFNEHLAFLRETNENCFDNLNCLDEKEKHDYFFDILNKSAQSDKKNIFEIYGALYIGIFDGHDLLILTELFLFLKNQQAFNCPIVVHVVTEKGKGLDDPANNKECYHAVAPSKKELSSNNLKNSYSNIFVNQLNKIAAIDETVVAITAAMPSGTGLSKFMFTDRLFDVGIAEQHAVTFSASMALYGLKPFCCIYSTFMQRAYDQIIHDVAIQSSPVRFIIDRAGLVGGDGETHNGCYDIMYFINLPNFIVMCPSSAYELRCMIKTAHVIDNAPSVVRFPKNSVIDDIRDCDIIPFEIGKAQVVRKIGNDLLILSIGDKLSIIENICDILFDRYKISVSIINVRFAKPIDADLILKFIKRIDKIAIVEEGVYAGFTSHIYKLILENNLAGKDIHSMCFPDRFISHGSINDAYRSIGMDEEGILLKLLEIVRAK; translated from the coding sequence GTGAATGATTTTAGCCTTATAAGTGATCCACAAGATTTAAAGACTTTGTCGAAAGATAATCTTGTAGATTATAATGACTACGTTAGACGTTTTTTAATTGATACTATAACAAGAGTTGGAGGGCACTTGGGAAGTGGCCTGGGAGTTGTTGAACTGACAATTGCTTTGCATTATGTTTTTAATGCTCCTATCGATAAAATCATCTGGGATACAGGTCATCAAACATATCCTCATAAATGCCTTACTGGAAGAATGAAGCTTTTGGAAACTATCAGGAGTTATAGCGGGATATCTGGGTTTACAAAGATTAGTGAAAGTATTTATGATGTCTTTGGTGCTGGTCATAGTTCTACTGCTTTGTCGGCTGCAATTGGGATAATGCAGTCAAAAAAAATCTTGAAAAAGAATTATGATGTAATTGCTGTTATAGGAGACGGCGCACTTAGTGCGGGTTTATCTTTTGAGAGTTTTAACAATCTTCATTTTGTGAAAGAAAAAATGATTATTGTTATAAATGATAATAAGATGTCTATAGCTGAAAGCATAGGATCTTTTAATGAGCATTTAGCTTTTTTAAGAGAGACAAATGAAAATTGCTTTGATAATTTAAATTGTCTAGATGAAAAAGAAAAACATGATTATTTTTTTGATATTTTAAATAAAAGTGCTCAATCTGATAAGAAAAATATTTTTGAAATTTATGGTGCGCTCTATATAGGAATATTTGATGGTCATGATCTTTTGATTCTAACGGAGCTATTTTTGTTTTTAAAGAATCAACAAGCTTTTAATTGTCCCATAGTTGTGCATGTTGTTACTGAAAAAGGTAAGGGGTTAGATGATCCTGCTAACAACAAAGAGTGTTATCATGCAGTTGCTCCATCTAAAAAAGAATTATCAAGTAATAATTTAAAAAATAGCTATTCTAATATTTTTGTTAATCAATTAAATAAAATTGCTGCAATTGATGAAACAGTAGTTGCTATTACTGCTGCTATGCCTTCTGGGACCGGTCTTAGCAAATTTATGTTTACAGATAGATTATTTGATGTTGGTATAGCAGAACAACATGCTGTTACATTTTCTGCATCAATGGCTTTATATGGTTTAAAACCTTTTTGTTGTATTTACTCCACCTTTATGCAACGTGCTTATGATCAAATAATACATGATGTTGCAATACAGTCTTCGCCTGTAAGATTTATTATTGATCGGGCAGGTTTAGTAGGAGGAGATGGAGAAACGCACAATGGTTGTTATGATATAATGTATTTTATCAATCTTCCAAATTTTATTGTTATGTGCCCAAGCAGCGCTTATGAATTGCGTTGTATGATAAAGACTGCTCATGTAATAGATAATGCTCCTTCAGTTGTTCGTTTTCCTAAAAATTCGGTAATAGATGATATAAGAGACTGTGATATCATTCCTTTTGAGATAGGTAAAGCTCAGGTAGTGCGAAAAATTGGGAATGATCTGCTTATTTTGTCGATTGGAGATAAATTATCCATTATAGAAAATATCTGTGATATTCTGTTTGATAGATATAAAATTTCTGTATCAATTATAAATGTTCGTTTTGCTAAGCCTATAGATGCGGACTTGATATTGAAATTTATTAAGAGAATTGATAAAATAGCGATAGTAGAAGAGGGTGTGTACGCTGGGTTTACTTCTCATATCTATAAATTGATATTAGAAAATAATCTGGCAGGTAAAGATATACACTCGATGTGTTTTCCAGACAGATTTATTTCCCATGGTTCTATTAATGATGCTTATAGAAGCATTGGCATGGATGAGGAAGGTATTTTGTTGAAGTTGCTAGAAATAGTCAGAGCTAAATAA
- the gatA gene encoding Asp-tRNA(Asn)/Glu-tRNA(Gln) amidotransferase subunit GatA gives MNSLCHLTITEMATGLRKKSFSSVDLVNAHLKMIKKFNSDLNAYVTITEDYAIEQAKKADEMFSSNSSKITNITGIPIGIKDLFCTKGVRTTACSQMLEDFVPQYESTVTKRIFEAGAVMLGKTNMDEFAMGSGNLYSYFGKCINPWNTKDDSSMKLVPGGSSGGSASATASFMCAAATGSDTGGSIRQPASFCGVLGLKPTYGRFSRWGMISFASSLDQAGIFARDVKGLVDFFQVIAGYDEKDPTTSRKTVPCMNDLQNHISGLKIGVPFEYFNYDGLSDEVANAWKKSIEHVKKLGANIVDVNMTSMLDYALPAYYLISSSEASSNLARYDGIRYGKEFKVGNLTDLYTKVRSEYFGEEVKRRLMIGTYVLSYCDKKGEELYGESQNNVSFYSKACFLREKIVQDFHSIFKEVDVLLLPSSPGEAFGIEQDIPNDLMYLNDSFTVPISLAGLPSVSFPYALSNKGLPLGLQFVTKHFAEQTLFDCIFTIEQDMEGKLIDLMKKKYTEV, from the coding sequence ATGAATAGTCTATGTCATTTAACTATTACTGAAATGGCAACGGGATTGAGAAAGAAATCTTTTAGTTCAGTTGATCTGGTTAATGCTCATTTAAAGATGATAAAAAAATTTAACTCTGATCTTAATGCTTATGTAACTATTACAGAAGATTATGCTATTGAACAAGCAAAAAAAGCTGATGAAATGTTTTCTTCTAATAGTTCTAAAATTACTAATATTACTGGAATTCCAATTGGAATCAAAGATTTGTTTTGCACTAAAGGTGTTAGAACCACTGCTTGTTCTCAAATGTTGGAAGATTTTGTACCTCAATATGAATCTACCGTTACCAAAAGAATTTTTGAAGCTGGTGCTGTGATGCTGGGTAAGACAAATATGGATGAATTTGCTATGGGCTCAGGTAATTTATATAGTTACTTTGGTAAATGTATTAACCCTTGGAATACCAAAGATGATTCCTCAATGAAGCTTGTTCCAGGTGGATCGTCAGGTGGCTCTGCTTCTGCTACAGCATCTTTTATGTGTGCAGCAGCTACTGGTAGTGATACAGGAGGCTCTATACGTCAACCGGCTTCCTTTTGTGGAGTATTAGGCTTAAAGCCAACTTATGGTAGATTTTCTCGTTGGGGAATGATTTCTTTTGCTAGTTCATTGGATCAAGCAGGCATTTTTGCTAGAGATGTGAAAGGTTTGGTCGATTTTTTTCAGGTTATTGCTGGATATGATGAAAAAGATCCTACTACTTCACGAAAGACTGTGCCTTGCATGAATGATTTGCAAAATCATATTTCTGGATTAAAAATTGGCGTGCCTTTTGAATATTTTAATTATGATGGTTTATCAGACGAAGTTGCAAATGCATGGAAAAAATCAATTGAACATGTCAAAAAATTAGGTGCTAATATTGTAGATGTTAATATGACTTCTATGTTGGACTATGCTTTGCCAGCTTATTATTTGATCTCTTCATCTGAAGCGTCGTCTAATTTAGCCCGATATGATGGAATCAGATATGGAAAAGAATTTAAAGTGGGTAACTTAACTGATCTATATACTAAAGTTCGTAGTGAATATTTTGGCGAAGAAGTAAAGAGAAGATTGATGATTGGAACTTATGTTCTATCTTACTGTGATAAAAAAGGAGAAGAATTATATGGTGAATCACAAAATAATGTGAGTTTCTATAGCAAAGCATGTTTTTTAAGAGAAAAAATTGTACAAGACTTCCATTCTATTTTTAAAGAAGTCGATGTTCTTTTATTACCTTCTAGCCCCGGAGAAGCTTTTGGAATTGAACAAGATATCCCAAATGATCTAATGTATTTAAACGATAGTTTTACTGTTCCTATTAGTCTTGCTGGTTTACCTTCTGTTTCATTTCCATATGCATTATCAAACAAAGGTTTGCCATTGGGATTGCAATTTGTTACTAAACATTTTGCAGAACAAACTTTATTTGATTGTATTTTTACAATTGAACAGGATATGGAGGGAAAATTAATTGATTTGATGAAGAAAAAATATACTGAAGTTTAA
- a CDS encoding NADP-dependent malic enzyme: protein MDDLPISKKEALDFHKRDNKSGKLAIELTKPLVTQRDLALAYSPGVAYPCLEIKENPDKSYDYTSKGNMVAVISNGTAVLGLGNLGAMASKPVMEGKSALLKRFADIDSIDIEVDEEDPKKLIETIERIACTFGGINLEDISSPSCFEVEQTLAKKLSVPIFHDDQHGTAIITSAALLNYCDIVGKKIEDLKIVFNGCGAAGVSCINLSMMIGAKKENILVCDQSGVIHNKRENLSDIKKKYSVDTDRRTLTDALKGADVFIGLSVKDALKPEMILDMLENPAIFAMANPDPEISPEVVYKVRPDAIVATGRSDYVNQVNNVMCFPYIFRGALDVRSTKINDEMKLAAVSAIAELARQPVPEEVYSAYSGRKIEYGKNYIIPTPFDPRLVIEVSAAVAKAAVKSGVSLKYNSDNWNEQEYKHKLRSKFSSAPNIINMLSDKLKSNKRRIIFAEGEEKKVIRTALQWVGNGYGVPILVGREERVHQNMEELGVYHFLKDKVIIANSAKSDKIEEYTNFVYSKVQRKGYLYRNCLHDVKTDRNIFATCMLSCGDGDALVTGLTRSYYKSVNEVAMVLGEDYNKTFATSIVFSGSKSILIADTAIDHHPDPEKLAYMTVQVAKRSKFFGSKPRVAFISDSNFGSGCKDNYNVSEALKILDASNVDFEYDGEMSVDVALNYEKLSMYPFCKLTDTANILIMPGSESASALCAFVKEFSKGTVIGPMIMGLENNAIQVISMKSSVSEILNASIIAATDQDIK from the coding sequence ATGGATGATTTGCCCATATCTAAAAAAGAAGCACTAGATTTCCATAAAAGAGATAATAAAAGTGGAAAATTGGCAATCGAATTGACAAAGCCTCTAGTGACTCAAAGAGATCTTGCATTAGCTTATTCTCCTGGCGTTGCATATCCTTGTTTGGAAATTAAAGAAAATCCAGATAAATCATATGATTATACATCTAAAGGAAATATGGTTGCTGTGATAAGTAATGGAACAGCTGTTTTGGGCTTAGGAAATCTTGGAGCTATGGCTTCTAAGCCTGTGATGGAGGGTAAATCAGCATTATTGAAAAGATTTGCCGATATCGATTCGATTGATATAGAGGTGGATGAAGAAGACCCTAAAAAATTAATTGAAACTATAGAGCGTATAGCTTGTACTTTTGGTGGTATTAATCTGGAAGATATTTCTTCTCCTAGCTGCTTTGAAGTAGAACAGACTCTGGCAAAGAAATTATCGGTTCCTATTTTTCATGATGACCAACATGGAACAGCAATTATCACTTCAGCAGCACTTCTGAATTATTGTGATATTGTTGGTAAAAAAATAGAAGATCTCAAAATTGTTTTTAACGGCTGTGGAGCAGCTGGGGTTTCTTGCATTAACCTTTCTATGATGATAGGTGCTAAAAAGGAAAATATTTTAGTTTGTGATCAATCTGGAGTAATACATAATAAGCGTGAAAATTTATCTGATATTAAGAAAAAATATTCGGTTGATACTGATAGAAGAACTTTAACTGATGCTTTAAAAGGGGCGGATGTTTTTATAGGATTATCTGTAAAGGATGCTTTGAAACCAGAAATGATATTAGATATGCTAGAAAATCCGGCTATATTTGCCATGGCTAATCCAGATCCAGAGATATCACCTGAAGTTGTATATAAAGTACGTCCTGATGCTATAGTTGCTACTGGTCGTTCTGATTATGTAAATCAAGTTAATAATGTTATGTGTTTCCCTTATATTTTTAGAGGGGCATTGGATGTTAGATCCACCAAAATCAATGATGAAATGAAATTGGCAGCAGTTAGTGCGATTGCTGAACTTGCTCGTCAACCAGTACCAGAGGAAGTATATAGTGCTTATTCTGGTAGAAAAATAGAATACGGGAAAAATTATATTATTCCAACCCCTTTTGATCCTAGATTGGTGATAGAAGTTTCTGCTGCAGTTGCAAAAGCTGCGGTTAAATCTGGAGTTTCTTTGAAATATAATTCTGATAATTGGAATGAACAGGAATATAAACATAAACTGAGATCTAAATTTTCTTCTGCACCTAATATCATTAATATGTTAAGTGATAAATTGAAGAGTAATAAAAGGCGTATAATTTTTGCTGAAGGTGAAGAAAAAAAGGTAATAAGGACAGCTCTGCAATGGGTGGGTAATGGTTATGGTGTACCTATATTGGTTGGCCGTGAAGAAAGAGTACATCAAAATATGGAAGAATTAGGAGTATATCATTTTTTAAAAGATAAAGTGATTATCGCTAATTCTGCTAAATCAGATAAAATAGAAGAATATACAAATTTTGTTTATAGTAAAGTACAACGAAAAGGTTATTTATATCGTAATTGCCTTCATGATGTAAAAACAGACCGTAATATTTTTGCTACTTGCATGCTTTCATGTGGAGATGGGGATGCTTTAGTTACCGGTCTTACTAGGTCTTATTATAAATCAGTTAATGAAGTAGCTATGGTTTTAGGAGAAGACTATAATAAAACTTTTGCAACTTCTATTGTTTTTTCTGGAAGTAAAAGTATTTTAATTGCTGATACGGCTATTGATCATCATCCTGATCCTGAAAAATTAGCTTATATGACTGTTCAAGTTGCAAAGCGTTCTAAGTTTTTTGGAAGTAAGCCCCGAGTGGCTTTTATCTCAGATTCAAATTTTGGTAGTGGTTGTAAAGATAATTATAATGTATCTGAAGCGTTAAAAATTCTTGATGCTTCTAATGTAGATTTTGAATATGATGGTGAAATGAGCGTTGATGTTGCTTTAAATTATGAAAAACTCTCAATGTACCCGTTTTGTAAATTGACTGATACTGCAAATATATTAATAATGCCAGGATCCGAAAGTGCGAGTGCACTATGTGCTTTTGTTAAGGAATTTTCTAAAGGTACAGTAATTGGTCCTATGATTATGGGCTTGGAGAATAATGCAATTCAAGTGATTTCTATGAAATCTTCTGTATCAGAGATACTTAATGCTTCAATTATTGCAGCAACTGATCAAGATATAAAATAG
- the typA gene encoding translational GTPase TypA yields MSVDVFEGIINVAVIAHVDHGKTTLIDEMLKFALPDDKLKKLSVRAMDSDPLEMERGITIYAKCTSIPYMNYKINIIDTPGHADFGAEVERIMSMASSVVLLIDSAEGVMPQTRFVLTKALKAGLRPIVVLNKMDKIGARPGEVLSEIEDLFLSLEVTEEQLFFPTLYAVGRDGWCVRDLNDEKKDLQPLFDTIVEYSEKEMCVDNNNEPFKMLVTLLEPDKFLGRMLIGKISQGKARLNSDVKVVNLQNQVIENARLTKLYTFSGLERIVVDEVVKGDIVAIAGMVNASVADTVVDATSTDLTPVPANPVDPPTMSITVSVNDSPLAGRDGNRLTANMIKDRLSQEAENNIAIIIEPKEDGVFEVKGRGELQLSILIENMRREGFELCVSRPAVVFRYSDKGAKLEPIEELILDLPSEFSGVVMEKLNARKGEMQKMQEFGVGRVRIEYLIPARSLIGYQAEFMTDTRGEGIITHMYHSYAPYKGGIVNRSNGTLVSMVNGKVVAYAIANLQDRGIMLVKPQDEVYEGMVVGIHNRSNDLEVNVIKGKQLTNMRASGTDETIKLVPPKEMTMEAMISFIDDDELVEVTPNNLRIRKKYLNANDRKRAARNKKG; encoded by the coding sequence ATGTCAGTAGATGTTTTTGAAGGTATTATAAACGTTGCAGTTATTGCACACGTAGATCACGGTAAAACAACTTTAATAGATGAAATGTTAAAATTTGCTTTACCTGATGATAAATTAAAAAAATTATCTGTTAGAGCCATGGATAGTGATCCTTTAGAAATGGAAAGAGGGATAACTATCTACGCTAAGTGTACCAGCATCCCTTATATGAATTATAAAATCAATATTATTGATACTCCTGGTCACGCCGATTTTGGAGCAGAAGTTGAGCGCATAATGTCTATGGCTAGTTCTGTTGTTTTATTGATTGATAGTGCAGAAGGTGTAATGCCTCAAACTAGGTTTGTCTTAACAAAAGCACTGAAAGCAGGTTTAAGACCTATAGTAGTATTAAATAAAATGGACAAAATTGGAGCTCGTCCAGGCGAAGTTTTATCGGAAATTGAAGACCTATTTTTAAGTTTAGAAGTTACAGAAGAGCAATTATTTTTTCCGACTTTATATGCTGTAGGAAGAGATGGATGGTGTGTGCGTGATCTTAACGATGAGAAAAAAGATTTGCAACCATTGTTTGATACTATTGTCGAATATTCCGAAAAGGAGATGTGCGTTGATAACAATAATGAACCATTTAAGATGCTTGTAACGCTTCTTGAGCCTGATAAATTCTTAGGAAGAATGTTAATAGGTAAAATTTCTCAAGGTAAAGCAAGATTAAATTCAGATGTGAAGGTTGTAAATTTGCAAAATCAAGTCATTGAAAATGCAAGATTAACTAAATTATATACTTTTTCTGGTTTGGAGCGAATAGTAGTTGATGAAGTAGTTAAGGGAGATATTGTTGCTATTGCTGGAATGGTTAATGCTTCAGTTGCTGATACTGTCGTGGATGCAACAAGCACTGATTTAACTCCTGTGCCAGCTAATCCAGTAGATCCTCCTACAATGTCAATCACTGTTAGCGTTAATGATTCTCCTTTAGCTGGGCGTGATGGTAATCGTCTTACTGCTAATATGATAAAAGATAGATTATCGCAGGAAGCTGAGAATAATATTGCTATTATTATAGAACCTAAAGAAGATGGTGTATTTGAGGTAAAAGGCCGAGGAGAATTACAATTAAGCATATTGATAGAAAATATGAGACGTGAAGGTTTTGAATTATGCGTATCTCGTCCTGCTGTTGTTTTTCGCTATAGTGATAAAGGAGCAAAATTAGAGCCTATAGAAGAGCTAATATTAGATCTTCCCTCAGAATTTTCTGGAGTTGTTATGGAAAAACTTAATGCTCGGAAAGGTGAAATGCAGAAAATGCAAGAATTTGGTGTAGGTAGAGTACGTATTGAATATTTAATACCTGCTAGATCTTTAATTGGGTATCAAGCAGAATTTATGACAGATACTAGAGGTGAAGGGATTATAACTCATATGTATCATTCATATGCGCCATATAAAGGTGGTATTGTCAATAGGTCTAATGGTACTCTTGTTTCTATGGTAAACGGAAAAGTTGTAGCTTATGCAATAGCTAATCTTCAAGACCGAGGGATTATGCTCGTTAAACCCCAAGATGAAGTCTATGAAGGTATGGTAGTTGGTATTCATAACAGAAGTAATGATCTTGAAGTTAATGTCATAAAGGGTAAACAATTGACTAATATGCGTGCCTCTGGAACTGATGAAACAATTAAATTAGTGCCTCCCAAGGAAATGACTATGGAAGCTATGATATCTTTTATTGATGATGATGAATTAGTTGAAGTTACTCCAAATAATCTTCGCATAAGAAAGAAATATTTAAATGCTAACGATAGAAAAAGAGCTGCAAGAAATAAGAAAGGATAA